The following coding sequences are from one Pusillimonas sp. DMV24BSW_D window:
- the grpE gene encoding nucleotide exchange factor GrpE yields the protein MSKQNEPLDPKDDKQVAKASESADEVLSEGEGAADVEPAVELESAEALAAKLEEAQAQVGQYYEELLRAKAETENIRRRAQDDVAKARKFGIESFAESLVPVKDSLEAALGLKDQTPEAWQSGVEATLKQLIGAFERNQLKEVAPAEGDKFDPNLHQAISSVPSDLPEGAVVQMLQKGYTIADRVLRPALVAVSSGKPAQ from the coding sequence ATGTCGAAACAGAATGAGCCCCTTGACCCTAAGGACGATAAGCAGGTTGCGAAAGCTTCGGAGTCTGCAGATGAAGTGTTATCCGAAGGGGAGGGTGCCGCCGATGTAGAGCCGGCCGTCGAACTGGAGTCGGCCGAGGCGTTGGCAGCCAAACTGGAAGAGGCGCAGGCTCAGGTGGGTCAGTATTACGAAGAGCTATTACGGGCGAAAGCGGAAACCGAGAATATTCGGCGTCGTGCTCAGGATGATGTGGCCAAGGCGCGTAAATTCGGTATTGAGTCATTCGCTGAAAGCCTGGTACCGGTTAAAGACAGTCTTGAGGCTGCGCTTGGGTTGAAAGATCAAACCCCCGAAGCTTGGCAGTCGGGGGTTGAAGCCACGCTGAAACAATTGATAGGCGCATTTGAGCGTAATCAGCTTAAGGAAGTGGCGCCGGCGGAGGGTGATAAATTCGACCCCAATTTGCACCAGGCCATTTCTTCGGTTCCGTCCGATCTGCCGGAAGGCGCGGTTGTGCAAATGCTGCAGAAGGGCTATACGATTGCTGATCGCGTGCTCAGGCCCGCCCTGGTGGCGGTGTCTTCGGGCAAGCCGGCGCAATAG
- the hemH gene encoding ferrochelatase, translated as MPSLLPSRYYPEPHDPQGLDPEPPVRPSGPIGILVVNLGTPDEPSASAIRRYLAQFLSDPRVIEIPQWIWRIILHGIILRTRPRKLVPRYRGIWLEQGSPLVVYSQAQAAGLEKALQTGGADVRVILAMRYGNPSIEAGIDALRKHGCERILTVPLYPQYAASTTATVVDAVTAHTARLRNQPELRFIKRYQDDPGYIQALVSKLTAFWNAHGKPERLLLSFHGLPQRTILQGDPYHRDCMDTVRAIKAHLPQEDAERVYVSFQSRFGAEKWLQPYTEPTLKAWAQEGIKHIDVMCPGFLADCLETLEEIQEECREAFLQAGGETFRYIPCLNDDAQWVDALSQIVRRHLSGWSEKA; from the coding sequence ATGCCTTCTTTACTTCCTTCCCGCTATTATCCGGAACCACATGATCCCCAAGGGTTAGACCCTGAGCCGCCGGTACGGCCTTCTGGGCCGATCGGTATTTTGGTGGTGAACCTTGGCACACCGGATGAGCCCTCTGCATCTGCCATTCGGCGTTATTTGGCGCAGTTTTTGTCGGATCCACGTGTTATTGAGATACCGCAATGGATCTGGCGCATTATCCTGCATGGCATTATTTTGCGAACGCGGCCTCGCAAGCTGGTGCCCCGTTATCGGGGAATATGGCTTGAGCAAGGTTCCCCCTTGGTGGTTTACAGCCAGGCACAAGCGGCCGGGCTTGAAAAGGCGCTGCAAACGGGGGGGGCAGATGTTCGGGTCATATTGGCTATGCGTTACGGAAATCCTTCCATAGAGGCGGGCATCGACGCACTGCGCAAGCACGGGTGTGAACGTATTCTTACTGTTCCCTTGTATCCGCAATATGCGGCCAGTACCACCGCCACTGTGGTCGACGCCGTAACTGCTCACACAGCGCGTTTGCGTAATCAGCCGGAACTGCGTTTTATCAAGCGCTATCAGGATGATCCCGGCTACATACAGGCGTTGGTGAGCAAATTAACTGCATTTTGGAATGCGCATGGCAAGCCGGAGCGTTTATTGCTTAGTTTTCACGGTTTGCCCCAGCGCACCATTTTGCAAGGCGATCCCTATCATCGCGATTGCATGGATACAGTTCGCGCCATTAAGGCACATTTACCGCAGGAAGACGCCGAACGCGTTTATGTCTCGTTTCAAAGCCGTTTTGGGGCTGAAAAATGGTTGCAACCTTATACCGAGCCTACGTTGAAGGCTTGGGCCCAGGAGGGGATAAAACATATTGATGTCATGTGCCCTGGCTTTTTGGCGGATTGCCTGGAAACGCTGGAAGAGATTCAAGAAGAGTGCCGTGAGGCGTTTTTGCAGGCCGGTGGAGAGACATTCAGATATATCCCCTGTTTGAATGATGATGCCCAATGGGTGGACGCACTTTCTCAAATTGTGCGTCGACATCTTTCGGGGTGGTCGGAAAAGGCGTAA